Proteins co-encoded in one Rhodopirellula bahusiensis genomic window:
- a CDS encoding ParA family protein, whose amino-acid sequence MKIIAITNQKGGTAKTTSTAALGVLLSRRGIPVHLIDMDPQADLTAAFGIDGSNSRLFDCLRDQSRLEVIKVAESLTISPSNLQLLRAESELLTSTSREFVLRTALRNTELSDEGVVLIDCPPSLGVLSVAALSAAQGICVVVQPGGFELQTLVHLGQTVDLLRQYVNPELQTIGAIVTNSHRRRSITSQVVDELASQYSVLGTIRSDARIVYATTAGSIHRLRSSSAMEDYDAVADRIAEWLAV is encoded by the coding sequence ATGAAGATCATCGCAATCACCAACCAGAAAGGCGGGACCGCCAAGACAACGTCCACCGCGGCGCTCGGTGTGCTACTCAGTCGTCGCGGAATCCCGGTTCACCTGATCGACATGGACCCGCAGGCTGATCTGACAGCGGCATTCGGAATCGACGGCAGTAATAGCCGGCTCTTCGATTGCCTGCGAGATCAGTCTCGACTGGAAGTCATCAAGGTCGCGGAATCATTGACCATTTCACCAAGCAACCTGCAACTCTTGCGGGCCGAATCGGAACTTCTCACTTCGACATCCCGAGAGTTCGTATTGCGGACCGCCCTGCGAAACACCGAACTATCTGACGAAGGCGTTGTCTTGATCGACTGCCCGCCCTCGCTTGGGGTTCTCTCGGTTGCTGCGTTGAGCGCTGCTCAGGGAATCTGTGTCGTCGTACAACCGGGTGGCTTCGAGCTACAGACCCTGGTCCATCTTGGTCAGACCGTCGACCTTTTGCGTCAGTACGTGAATCCTGAGCTGCAAACGATCGGTGCGATCGTGACGAACAGTCATCGCCGCCGCAGCATTACGTCGCAAGTTGTGGATGAATTAGCGAGTCAATACAGCGTGTTAGGTACCATTCGTTCCGATGCAAGGATCGTGTACGCAACGACCGCCGGCAGCATCCATCGGCTTCGATCATCGTCCGCGATGGAAGATTATGACGCAGTTGCTGACAGAATCGCTGAATGGCTGGCCGTGTGA
- a CDS encoding vWA domain-containing protein: MSHDGKAEAATNAVKDMLAEMVVQCDGSSDFDVVVFSFGTYVNYDKETFGVPILDFPADSIDFAGTSDRTKYYRALWTIEAVLQHYEKNYLRFHEMPKAHPVPLVIFMSDGFDKAKNHDPIPIADRIKTMKLSIGAPPLILTVGIEFGGDQPDVNLLKRLASIDDESNRPAYFDVSNASMLAQFLSKAASSGSSTAAEIFRAVGDLERKRRPR; this comes from the coding sequence ATGTCGCATGACGGAAAGGCCGAGGCCGCAACGAACGCCGTCAAAGACATGCTTGCTGAAATGGTGGTGCAATGCGACGGAAGTTCTGATTTTGATGTGGTGGTGTTTTCGTTCGGCACGTACGTCAACTACGACAAAGAAACTTTCGGTGTGCCCATCCTTGATTTCCCTGCCGACTCGATTGACTTTGCCGGGACGTCAGATCGCACGAAGTACTACCGAGCACTTTGGACGATTGAGGCCGTGCTACAGCACTACGAGAAGAACTATCTCCGCTTCCATGAGATGCCGAAGGCACACCCGGTTCCGCTTGTGATTTTTATGTCGGATGGATTCGACAAAGCGAAGAATCATGACCCTATTCCTATCGCCGATCGCATCAAAACGATGAAACTGTCCATCGGCGCGCCGCCACTTATTCTAACGGTCGGAATAGAATTTGGCGGCGATCAGCCTGACGTCAACTTGTTGAAGCGTTTGGCGAGCATTGACGACGAATCAAACCGACCTGCGTACTTCGATGTATCGAATGCATCCATGTTGGCACAGTTCCTGTCGAAGGCAGCGAGTTCTGGATCATCTACTGCCGCTGAAATCTTCCGGGCCGTCGGCGATCTCGAGCGAAAACGACGGCCGCGTTAG
- a CDS encoding DUF6573 family protein: protein MNYIFVYTREQAIADGVLIDVTKTAKEAGLSLHTVVTDAVWAEYVRVPDGITCQDESGRLWDILWMLRYAILQSKNAEPQMMFELYVANEEGKPAELVKLKAIVGPGDDERPVLTILLPNED, encoded by the coding sequence ATGAACTACATATTCGTTTACACAAGAGAACAAGCAATCGCGGACGGAGTCCTGATCGACGTCACGAAGACGGCCAAGGAAGCAGGGTTGTCATTACACACGGTCGTGACGGACGCCGTTTGGGCTGAGTATGTTCGCGTTCCAGATGGAATCACGTGCCAAGACGAAAGCGGACGACTCTGGGACATCCTTTGGATGCTTCGCTACGCCATACTGCAAAGCAAGAACGCAGAACCGCAGATGATGTTTGAACTGTACGTTGCCAACGAAGAAGGCAAGCCAGCCGAACTCGTCAAACTCAAGGCCATTGTCGGACCAGGCGACGATGAACGTCCCGTTCTTACGATTCTGCTACCTAACGAAGACTAA
- a CDS encoding tyrosine-type recombinase/integrase codes for MTTKPDCFPTTIEAEVSASVLDSLAAIPEESVWLAKLKSRRTRTAYRRDVEDFMKFAGITASEQLHRVDHRPVIAWESHMREYQQLKASTIRRRLAALSSLYKHLVQHSVVPINPVRDVERPRVSRNQGKTLAFSQRQARQLLDAPSPHTIQGMRDRAILAIGLQVGLRRAEIARLLVRDLHQNRGLDSIWVNRKGGACESVAIHPQVANRIRDYLRATGHENQTETAMFRPFRGNGKGGPLNRALHPDAVNRILKKYSRGLKLPAGFSAHSMRATFITTALDNGANLEDVQRDVGHADPSTTKLYDRRGHNPEKSASFFASY; via the coding sequence GTGACCACGAAACCTGATTGTTTTCCTACCACTATCGAGGCCGAAGTATCGGCGTCCGTGCTCGATTCGCTTGCGGCGATCCCGGAGGAAAGCGTGTGGCTCGCCAAACTCAAGAGCCGGCGAACCCGAACTGCCTACCGGCGAGACGTGGAAGATTTCATGAAATTCGCGGGCATCACTGCATCCGAACAGCTACACCGAGTCGATCACCGACCCGTCATCGCTTGGGAATCGCACATGCGCGAGTACCAACAATTGAAGGCTTCGACGATTCGACGTCGGCTTGCCGCTCTATCAAGTCTCTACAAGCACCTCGTTCAACATAGCGTGGTTCCGATCAATCCCGTGCGTGATGTCGAGCGCCCGCGAGTAAGCCGCAACCAGGGAAAGACGCTTGCATTTTCCCAGCGTCAAGCTCGGCAATTGCTAGATGCTCCGTCACCGCACACAATCCAAGGAATGCGAGACCGAGCGATTCTGGCCATCGGATTGCAGGTCGGTCTTCGGCGGGCTGAGATCGCCCGTTTGCTAGTCCGCGATCTTCATCAGAATCGCGGGCTGGATTCGATTTGGGTCAATCGTAAAGGTGGGGCTTGTGAATCGGTGGCCATCCATCCGCAGGTGGCCAACCGAATCCGAGACTACCTACGGGCCACAGGCCACGAGAATCAGACCGAGACGGCGATGTTTAGGCCGTTTCGTGGCAACGGAAAGGGTGGGCCTCTAAATCGTGCGTTACACCCGGACGCCGTCAACCGTATCCTGAAGAAGTACAGCCGTGGCTTGAAACTGCCGGCTGGATTCTCCGCCCACTCGATGCGCGCGACGTTTATCACGACAGCGCTCGACAATGGCGCGAATCTGGAAGATGTCCAGCGGGACGTCGGACACGCGGACCCATCGACAACTAAGCTGTATGACCGTCGCGGCCACAATCCAGAGAAGAGTGCGTCTTTCTTCGCGAGCTACTGA
- a CDS encoding DNA-primase RepB domain-containing protein, which produces MHNANIFFGVNPRVAHGRGRKTDVVKTRCLWADMDNVTSEVAKWRCEETGVPHPSIIVDSGNGNHLYWLLDQTLDISLPFDRDLLEARLRRLYKQLGCDATCDANRLLRLPGFLNVKNARNGAQPTRCSLRVCNPDCRFAIESFPPHVKRQSPQSLQDGRVRRTFANQPRTTDPLTQRLAVTTDDRSKRDFAIVCSLLRAGYGKEEIRQAVASQSKFADRGDSYFETTFRNALIAIQS; this is translated from the coding sequence ATGCACAACGCCAACATCTTTTTTGGCGTGAACCCAAGGGTTGCCCACGGTCGTGGTCGCAAAACGGATGTCGTAAAGACTCGGTGCCTTTGGGCAGACATGGACAACGTAACGTCGGAAGTAGCAAAATGGCGTTGCGAAGAGACTGGGGTTCCTCACCCGAGCATTATCGTCGATAGCGGAAACGGCAATCACCTCTACTGGCTACTGGATCAGACGCTCGATATTTCGTTGCCGTTCGATCGGGACTTGCTTGAAGCGAGACTTAGACGGCTTTACAAGCAACTCGGTTGTGACGCGACGTGTGACGCAAACCGACTACTGCGGCTTCCAGGGTTCTTGAATGTAAAGAACGCTCGCAATGGCGCTCAGCCCACTCGATGCTCGTTGCGAGTCTGCAATCCGGATTGTCGCTTTGCTATCGAATCGTTTCCCCCACATGTTAAACGACAGTCGCCCCAATCGTTGCAGGACGGGAGAGTACGGAGGACGTTCGCAAATCAACCGCGAACAACTGATCCGCTGACTCAGCGTCTAGCAGTAACCACGGACGATCGAAGCAAGCGGGACTTCGCGATAGTATGCTCGCTCTTGCGCGCTGGGTACGGCAAGGAAGAGATTCGGCAAGCGGTCGCATCTCAGAGCAAATTTGCGGATCGCGGCGATTCCTACTTTGAGACGACGTTTCGCAATGCATTGATTGCTATTCAGTCGTAG
- a CDS encoding DUF932 domain-containing protein, which produces MATLTKANEELFRRTPDECFDSFDSLYAECSRSREQSTDLWELPQDISLTHDLTICNGEGSEYRLNDWSFSQLCRTAGVGKDTVNRLSRKTASKVFEETLPQAEKPMQLLTTEKQIRSVHGVAYTRLWNVELLDVVNEYASFFTPPQKAMDDVSTGLYCGEQDMFAFLIDPTGWAEIEGQAFAPGFFIWNSEVGRRSIGIQTFWFQRVCQNHIVWDATEVIEFTRKHTANVRDALQEIRIMLDNLVTVRDQRKDSFAAMIKKAMTERLGDDADEVTKVLTAEKIPRHLIKDAMGIARTQGAFTIFAMVDALTKLSQKVDFAGDRTALDAKIGGLLSMAA; this is translated from the coding sequence ATGGCTACTCTGACAAAAGCAAATGAGGAACTGTTTCGACGGACGCCCGACGAATGCTTCGACTCGTTCGACAGCCTGTACGCCGAGTGTTCGCGTTCGCGTGAACAATCAACGGACCTCTGGGAACTCCCGCAAGACATCTCGCTGACGCATGATCTAACGATCTGCAACGGCGAGGGTTCCGAATACCGGTTGAACGATTGGTCGTTCTCGCAGCTATGCCGCACGGCGGGCGTTGGGAAAGACACGGTCAACCGGCTGTCCCGGAAGACGGCCAGCAAGGTGTTTGAGGAAACCCTGCCGCAGGCGGAAAAGCCGATGCAGCTCCTGACGACTGAAAAGCAGATTCGTAGCGTTCACGGTGTTGCCTACACGCGGCTCTGGAACGTCGAATTGCTGGACGTGGTCAACGAGTATGCGTCGTTCTTTACCCCGCCGCAAAAGGCGATGGATGATGTCAGCACCGGACTGTATTGCGGAGAACAGGACATGTTCGCATTCCTGATTGACCCGACCGGATGGGCCGAGATCGAAGGACAGGCGTTCGCGCCGGGCTTTTTCATCTGGAACAGCGAGGTCGGACGCCGAAGCATTGGCATCCAGACATTCTGGTTTCAGCGTGTCTGCCAGAACCACATCGTTTGGGATGCAACCGAAGTGATCGAATTCACTCGCAAGCACACCGCCAACGTTCGTGATGCTTTGCAAGAGATTCGTATCATGCTGGACAATCTGGTCACCGTTCGCGATCAACGCAAAGACTCGTTCGCCGCGATGATCAAGAAGGCAATGACAGAGAGGCTTGGTGATGACGCCGACGAGGTCACGAAGGTGTTGACGGCCGAAAAGATTCCGCGACATCTAATCAAGGATGCGATGGGGATCGCTCGGACGCAGGGTGCCTTTACCATTTTCGCGATGGTCGATGCGCTCACCAAGCTGTCCCAGAAGGTGGATTTTGCCGGAGATCGAACGGCGCTCGATGCCAAGATCGGCGGTCTGCTGTCGATGGCGGCATGA
- a CDS encoding CRISPR-associated protein Cas4, with translation MNQTQYAASSPSLSVHELSQYQYCPRAGLLAHEALFDEAGEDWPKIRLSYLPKYNLAEIERWISVVTIVLVGVIVATGVALGWVLLATLLAKPGAVGFGWWVFGSAFLASLGVLYLIVMLVRRRREALGTKPREPEFTSEEPVSIHWWELRAAGYQPRSPPKFDDEELLNLHGKPWVVLVRGDHWIPVLRMRGDSETIHTNHILRLAAYRYLIEVNTHYETPYGLVLLPNSLKAKAVPASALGQAELKTVIADFRQLIDSRRAPEPPTRQSLCDKCFFGLPHRYVMNRSETYSEGQPLPPLTVKVAGKYWHSKCGDRFRWHTPPTRKFADLAEPS, from the coding sequence TTGAACCAGACACAATATGCCGCATCGAGTCCGTCACTGAGCGTCCACGAGTTGTCACAGTATCAATACTGTCCCCGTGCCGGTCTGTTGGCGCATGAAGCTCTTTTTGATGAAGCTGGCGAAGACTGGCCGAAAATTCGGTTGAGCTATCTGCCTAAGTACAACTTGGCGGAGATTGAACGCTGGATTTCGGTCGTGACCATCGTGCTCGTCGGTGTTATCGTCGCGACGGGGGTCGCTCTTGGCTGGGTGTTGTTGGCGACGCTGCTCGCAAAGCCTGGTGCGGTAGGCTTCGGTTGGTGGGTTTTCGGCTCAGCCTTTCTGGCAAGTCTTGGTGTTCTATACCTGATCGTGATGCTTGTACGCCGCCGGCGTGAGGCGTTGGGAACCAAGCCACGCGAGCCGGAATTCACGAGCGAAGAGCCGGTGTCGATTCATTGGTGGGAACTGCGGGCAGCGGGATATCAGCCGCGAAGCCCGCCTAAGTTCGACGATGAAGAACTGTTGAACCTCCACGGCAAGCCATGGGTTGTGCTAGTGCGTGGCGACCACTGGATTCCAGTTCTGCGGATGCGAGGTGACTCCGAGACCATTCACACCAATCACATCTTGAGGCTTGCTGCGTATCGCTATCTGATTGAAGTCAATACACACTACGAAACGCCATATGGCTTGGTACTCTTGCCAAATAGTCTTAAGGCGAAAGCCGTTCCGGCCAGTGCTTTGGGTCAAGCAGAGTTGAAAACCGTGATCGCGGACTTTAGGCAGCTCATTGATAGTCGCCGGGCACCAGAGCCTCCGACTCGGCAATCGCTCTGTGATAAGTGCTTCTTTGGATTGCCGCACCGCTACGTCATGAATCGGTCGGAAACCTATTCGGAAGGACAGCCGCTGCCGCCGTTAACCGTAAAGGTCGCCGGTAAGTATTGGCACTCGAAGTGTGGTGATCGATTTCGCTGGCACACACCACCGACGCGTAAGTTTGCAGACCTTGCTGAGCCGTCATGA
- a CDS encoding protein phosphatase 2C domain-containing protein, which yields MESPLLESLSDTISANSDALAERGTVLESPGFLETGKSVLSVASDHGNKETNRDSFLAFVPLGDGDIKWAVAIADGVSASFESKLGSRLACYASVAALVRTEDQKQRSPISECAETFLAIGERILGDARLCRPDQVPESHWTRFVQAGRLFQTTVMIAWQAGDQIFLDGIGDGGFVRDFDRGCVPMMYLPSSSGPVTCLGAMTNVVEPQYRHQFASANQLYLFTDGVTGSIERDCSQAIDVMRRCVDRDRCTVATDLLQFSIRSGASDDNQTLAVISP from the coding sequence ATGGAAAGTCCTCTACTTGAAAGTTTGTCTGACACGATTTCCGCCAACAGCGATGCTTTGGCCGAGCGTGGAACCGTTCTGGAATCACCCGGCTTTCTTGAAACGGGCAAGTCGGTGCTCTCAGTCGCGTCCGATCACGGAAACAAGGAAACCAATCGCGACTCTTTCCTCGCGTTCGTTCCCCTTGGCGACGGCGATATCAAGTGGGCGGTCGCTATCGCGGATGGCGTCAGCGCATCGTTCGAGTCAAAGCTGGGCAGCCGACTAGCTTGCTACGCGTCCGTTGCTGCGCTCGTCCGGACCGAGGACCAGAAGCAACGCAGCCCAATCTCGGAGTGTGCTGAAACATTTCTCGCAATTGGCGAACGCATATTGGGTGACGCTCGCCTTTGTCGCCCAGATCAAGTGCCGGAAAGCCATTGGACTCGATTCGTTCAAGCAGGCCGACTCTTTCAGACGACGGTGATGATCGCTTGGCAGGCTGGCGATCAGATTTTCTTGGACGGTATCGGTGATGGTGGATTTGTTCGCGACTTTGATCGCGGATGCGTTCCGATGATGTATCTTCCATCAAGTTCGGGCCCAGTGACCTGCTTGGGAGCAATGACAAATGTTGTCGAGCCCCAATATCGCCACCAGTTCGCTTCAGCGAATCAGCTCTACTTATTCACCGATGGTGTGACCGGTTCGATTGAGCGCGATTGTTCGCAGGCGATCGACGTCATGCGTCGCTGTGTCGATCGCGACCGATGCACAGTGGCGACTGACTTACTCCAGTTTTCGATTCGATCTGGTGCTAGTGACGACAATCAGACGCTGGCAGTGATCTCGCCATGA
- a CDS encoding protein kinase domain-containing protein encodes MPTLDGTVRLNPHVMKRLLLGRGWTLRDYCKHTETQMRTAKKVFRNESVQISTARFVADVFDVAMLDIVDVDEYTPKAIASGSKAELGTGEWIVGKALSPVVTIANGLQYRVFAMNHAFEPNRRGRGKRYEFHERSDEDKERTRHAMSRHLSVCERLAPNSHFPTCYSTFPDQDRDTWWVIDQWIDGLDLDDRLGHGPLDSANLNDFGKQLAEAIVAAHKADVILRELSPNSIVLKDDDNGLVLTDFELAKLTEDYPTVSADEWPESAYRAPEVGAGEIDGTVDVYSWGRIMTQSTLGSLPERGVELSKLKFWTGSKDWVELLASCTQLQRTKRPQQMTAILETVVSLRETMDR; translated from the coding sequence ATGCCGACACTCGACGGCACTGTGCGACTCAACCCGCACGTCATGAAACGGCTATTGCTCGGTCGCGGATGGACCCTTCGCGACTACTGCAAGCACACCGAAACGCAGATGCGAACAGCAAAAAAGGTCTTTCGGAACGAATCGGTGCAAATATCGACGGCGCGATTCGTTGCCGATGTGTTTGATGTGGCGATGCTAGACATCGTCGATGTTGACGAATACACGCCGAAAGCAATCGCCTCTGGCTCGAAAGCTGAGCTAGGCACGGGGGAATGGATTGTCGGAAAGGCACTATCTCCGGTAGTCACAATCGCCAACGGTTTGCAGTATCGCGTCTTTGCGATGAATCATGCATTTGAGCCGAACCGCCGTGGTCGCGGGAAGCGTTACGAATTTCATGAGCGAAGCGATGAGGACAAGGAACGAACGAGGCACGCTATGTCGCGACACCTCTCAGTTTGCGAACGGCTCGCACCAAATTCACATTTCCCGACATGCTATTCGACGTTTCCAGATCAAGACCGCGACACTTGGTGGGTGATTGACCAATGGATCGATGGCCTGGACTTGGACGATCGGCTGGGCCACGGTCCTCTGGACTCAGCCAACCTGAATGACTTCGGCAAGCAGCTTGCTGAAGCGATCGTAGCCGCGCACAAAGCGGACGTCATTTTGCGAGAGCTCAGCCCAAATTCGATCGTGCTCAAGGACGACGACAATGGTCTTGTCCTCACCGATTTTGAGTTGGCAAAGCTGACCGAAGACTATCCGACTGTTTCTGCGGACGAGTGGCCCGAGAGTGCGTATCGCGCCCCAGAAGTTGGCGCAGGCGAGATCGATGGTACTGTTGATGTGTATTCCTGGGGACGAATCATGACCCAATCAACGCTTGGAAGCCTACCCGAACGCGGTGTGGAATTGAGCAAACTCAAGTTTTGGACAGGATCGAAAGATTGGGTTGAACTACTTGCCTCTTGCACGCAACTTCAGCGAACGAAACGCCCACAGCAAATGACGGCCATCCTTGAAACGGTTGTTTCGCTACGGGAGACAATGGACCGTTGA
- a CDS encoding serine/threonine protein kinase: protein MRRPPETIRCRNRSYDVQDTVRLRGRHYWVTASLGNRGRRKMQVFDPASHDLRVIHVLPDSAHTKQQLRVLRRANRFQGFTQIIDVDKRDDSTWVLTDWIHGESLAQHLGHARTQRNHWPTAHMSWTLFAGFAHSLCQFHDFANCVHGDIKPANLVLQSQPKRLRAIDFGSAWDETIAKRRATGDGNTVGYAAPELQSNQQVTVRSDQFSLSIVLFEMLTGELPFQGMGGRAGWAEYKKGFERAYEAPSAKSNQRRQLPRRAWRVIDDVVREGLSLDPDGRFATSNAWRDAIDHVTQVLRQAESASRFESTIADVADRCVVFFERKERPS, encoded by the coding sequence TTGCGTCGTCCGCCCGAAACCATTCGTTGTCGAAACCGCAGCTATGACGTTCAAGACACGGTTCGCTTGCGTGGTCGCCACTACTGGGTGACCGCCTCTTTGGGCAATCGAGGGCGACGCAAGATGCAGGTTTTCGACCCTGCGTCACACGACTTACGTGTCATTCACGTTCTGCCAGATTCGGCACACACCAAGCAGCAGCTTCGAGTATTGCGCCGCGCGAACCGATTCCAGGGTTTTACGCAAATCATCGACGTCGATAAACGCGACGACTCCACATGGGTTCTCACCGACTGGATTCACGGAGAATCACTGGCCCAGCATTTGGGGCACGCCCGCACTCAACGCAACCACTGGCCCACGGCTCACATGAGCTGGACGCTTTTCGCCGGCTTTGCACACAGCTTGTGTCAGTTCCATGATTTCGCGAATTGCGTCCACGGCGACATCAAGCCAGCGAACTTAGTCTTGCAATCTCAGCCCAAGCGACTGCGAGCAATTGACTTTGGAAGCGCATGGGACGAAACGATCGCGAAACGTCGTGCAACTGGCGACGGGAACACGGTCGGATATGCCGCCCCAGAATTACAATCGAATCAGCAGGTCACCGTTCGATCGGATCAGTTTTCGTTGTCGATCGTTCTCTTCGAAATGCTGACGGGTGAACTGCCGTTTCAAGGAATGGGCGGTAGAGCGGGATGGGCCGAATACAAAAAAGGATTCGAGCGTGCTTACGAAGCACCGAGCGCGAAGTCGAATCAACGCCGACAACTTCCCAGGCGAGCGTGGCGAGTCATTGACGATGTGGTGCGAGAAGGCCTATCGCTCGATCCGGATGGTCGGTTCGCAACATCAAACGCATGGCGCGACGCCATCGACCATGTCACGCAGGTACTGCGACAAGCCGAATCCGCTTCGCGTTTTGAGTCGACGATTGCAGACGTTGCTGATAGGTGCGTCGTTTTTTTCGAACGCAAAGAACGCCCATCATGA
- a CDS encoding protein-disulfide reductase DsbD domain-containing protein, translated as MDRRILTTRRNGIATRRRGAVVCCLLSPVLGMALSGCDRNAEDVPVGDHPNIVVTSWTISHGQPVSVQSESGEVTVSASFPRQDVVSNEVVSVLVETKIAPGFHIYGDLPSPGPFTPFSIEGSTDDQSLTIGPASIPETSDTADGKPIHRDSLSASLPIRFSELQAANYRVTIKVQFQACNDLVCLPPESCTIELPIVVSQSTPLLER; from the coding sequence ATGGATCGGCGAATTCTCACCACGCGTAGGAATGGAATCGCGACGAGGCGTCGCGGGGCCGTTGTCTGCTGTTTGCTGTCTCCGGTTCTCGGTATGGCCTTGTCGGGTTGTGACCGCAATGCCGAGGACGTACCGGTCGGGGACCATCCGAATATCGTCGTCACAAGTTGGACGATCTCGCATGGACAGCCGGTAAGTGTGCAAAGTGAATCGGGCGAGGTCACCGTTTCGGCTTCGTTTCCCAGACAGGACGTTGTCTCGAATGAGGTTGTCTCCGTTCTTGTCGAGACGAAGATTGCTCCCGGATTCCATATCTATGGCGACTTGCCTTCGCCAGGGCCGTTCACGCCATTTTCGATCGAGGGTTCAACTGACGATCAGTCTCTGACCATCGGTCCAGCATCAATCCCAGAGACCAGCGACACGGCTGACGGAAAACCAATTCATCGCGATTCGCTTTCCGCCTCGCTTCCGATCCGATTTTCAGAATTGCAAGCAGCGAATTATCGCGTGACAATCAAAGTCCAATTTCAGGCGTGCAACGACCTCGTTTGCCTTCCGCCCGAATCCTGCACCATCGAACTTCCAATTGTGGTCAGTCAGTCAACTCCTTTGTTAGAGAGATGA
- a CDS encoding YkgJ family cysteine cluster protein: MSTLNTQYECDGCGACCRSKLVDIYEIDILRNPRIAEQMIPLREPGFDGEIGYLNCVSNGGCVFLRDDNRCGIYTTRPSVCVLYEAGSDDCQQCRLDAGISRLEPMSLTKA; the protein is encoded by the coding sequence ATGTCGACATTGAACACGCAGTATGAGTGTGACGGATGCGGTGCGTGTTGCCGCAGCAAGTTGGTCGATATCTACGAAATCGACATACTCAGGAACCCGCGGATTGCGGAGCAGATGATTCCGCTTCGCGAACCGGGTTTCGATGGCGAGATTGGCTACCTGAATTGCGTCAGCAATGGCGGGTGCGTCTTTCTTCGCGACGACAATCGGTGTGGAATCTACACGACGCGCCCGTCGGTTTGCGTGCTCTACGAAGCGGGCAGCGACGATTGTCAACAGTGTCGGCTTGACGCTGGCATTTCACGTCTCGAGCCGATGTCCCTCACGAAAGCGTGA